CTGATCACTCCGGGCCCCTTCGCGCGTACGTCACGTACGGGTGCGACTACCTACCGTCAGGCAGCGGCTCCGCCGCGGCCCGCCGCGAGGCGCGGCAGCACACGGAAGCCGATGCCGCCGGCGATCATCGTGGCGGCACCGATGATCAGGAACGTGGTCTGGCCCGCACCGGTCTCGGCGAGCTCCTTGCCACCACCCTGCGCGCTGGTGTCGGCGGCGGCGTCCGAGGTGTCGGTCAGCGCGGAGCTGCCCTCCTCCTGGGTGGAGGTGCCGTCGGTGTCGGTACCGCCCGCGGTGGAGCCGCCGCCGGTGGTGCCGGAACCGCCGGTGCTGCTCGAACCGCCGGTGGAGTCGTCACCGCCGGTGGTCGAGCCGCCGCCGGAGGTCGAGCTGCCACCGGTGGTGGAGCCGCCCGTGGTGGTGGAGCCACCGGTCGTGGTGGAACCGCCGGTGGTGGTGGAGCCGCCCGTGGTGGTCGAACCGCCCGTGGTGGTGGAGCCACCGGTCGTGGTGGAACCGCCCGTGGTGGTGGAGCCACCGGTCTCGGTCCCACCGGTCTCCGTGCCGCCGGTCTCGGTCCCACCGGTCTCGGTCCCGCCGGTCTCCGTGCCGCCGGTCTCGGTCCCGCCGGTCTCCGTGCCGCCGGTCTCGGTCCCGCCGGTCTCCGTGCCGCCGTTCTCGCTCCCGCCGTTCTCCGTGCCGCCGGTCTCGCACTCCGGGGTGACGATGATGGTGCAGTCGTCCTCGCCGTCCATGGGGACGATCGTGCTCGTGTCGACAAGCGCGTCATCGTCGGCCGAGGCGACGCCGGCGACCGTCAGCGAAGCGCCCGCGGCGATCATGGCGCCGGCGGCTATGCGCGCGAAACGGATCCGCGTCTTCTTGGTCATATAGCTGCTACCCCCAGTAGCTGAATCGTCGATGAGGCCGCGTCCGGGGCCGTGATCGACGGAGGTAGCTGAGATGTAGCCGAAGCCCCCGGTTCACATGCGCCCCAGAGATACGCATGCCACACTGCACCTTCCCCACTTTTCAAAGCATCGTCAAGGTCGTTGCGTACGCAATGTCCAAGTCGGGGCGCTTTGCGTGTCGTTGGTGCTGTGAATGTGATGTAAAAAGCAACCGCCCCTGATTCAGGGGCGGTTGCCTTGTCGACAAAGTTACTTCTCTTGCTGCTTGCGCCAGCGAATTCCGGCTTCCAGGAACCCGTCGATCTCACCGTTGAACACGGCCTCGGGGTTACCGACCTCGAACTCGGTGCGCAGGTCCTTGACCATCTGGTACGGGTGCAGGACGTACGAACGCATCTGGTTGCCCCAGGAGTTGCCGCCGTCGCCCTTGAGCGCGTCCATCTTGGCCTGCTCCTCCTGCCGGCGCCGGTCGAGCAGCTTGGCCTGGAGGACGTTCATCGCGGACGCCTTGTTCTGGATCTGCGACCGCTCGTTCTGGCAGGAGACGACGATGCCGGTGGGGAGGTGGGTGAGGCGCACCGCGGAGTCGGTGGTGTTCACGCCCTGGCCGCCGGGACCGGAGGACCGGTAGACGTCGACCCGCAGCTCGGACTCGTCGATCTCGATGTGGTCGGTGGTCTCCACCACGGGAAGGATCTCGACACCCGCGAAGGAGGTCTGCCGACGCCCCTGGTTGTCGAAGGGGGAGATGCGCACGAGCCGGTGCGTGCCCTGCTCCACGGAGAGGGTGCCGTAGGCGTACGGGATCTGCACGGCGAAGGTGGTCGACTTGATGCCGGCCTCTTCGGCGTACGACGTCTCGTAGATCTCGGTCTTGTAGCCGTGTTGCTCCGCCCACCGCAGGTACATCCGCTGGAGCTTCTCCGCGAAGTCGGCGGCGTCGACGCCACCGGCCTCGGCACGGATGTTCACGAGTGCCTCGCGGGAGTCGTACTCGCCGCTGAGCAGCGTACGGACCTCCATCTCGTCCAGCGCCTTCTTGACGGAGGTGAGCTCGGACTCGGCCTCGGCGAGGGTGTCCGGGTCGTCCTCCTCCTGGGCCATCTCGAACAGCACGGAGAGATCGTCGATCCGGCTGCGCAGCGCGTCCGCCTTCCTGACCTCGGCCTGGAGGTGGGACAGCTTGCTGGTGATCTTCTGCGCCTCGTCCGGGTTGTCCCACAGGGACGGCGCGGCCGCCTGCTCCTCGAGCACGGCGATATCTGCCCTCAGCTTGTCGAGGTCCAGAACGGCCTCGATCGACTCCATGGTCGAGGAGAGGGACTTGAGCTCTTCGGATACATCGACGACTGCCACGCCTCCAGCCTAACGGACCCGGCATCCGAGCCCGTCCGGCCTCGGCTGCCGAGCCCCGGTCAGGACATTCCGGCCCGTCCGGCGGTCGAGGACGAGGCCCCTTCAGGGCCGAAGCGGGGGTCCGGGGGCGGCAGCCGCCAGGGTCAGGGGGACGCCGGCGTCGAGTTCTTCGTGTCCTGCGGAGTCGCCCCCGCGTCGTCGCCGGAGGTGGCCGCCCAGGTGCCGATGCCCGCCGCGGCGACCAGCGCCACCGCCGCCACACCCAGCGTGATCCGGCGCCGCCGGGTGGCGGAACGGTTCCGTGCCGAGCCGGGGCGCGGCGCGCCGGCCGCCCTCGGTACCCGTGCCGTGCCGTGCGCCCCGCCCGCCAGCTCGTCCGGCGCGGGCACCCGCATCGACGTGTGGGTGTCCCGGTTGGAGTCCGGCTTGGCGCCGGGCACCAGCGGGACCGACCCGCGCCGTACCCGTCCGGAGGGAGCAGAGGGAGAGGACGCGGAGGGCGCGGTCTCGGCCGGCTCGCCCTCCCCTTCCTCCTGCTCCGGGTCCGGCTCGTCGACGTCCAGCGGCGGCATCCCGGCCAGCGTCGGCAGCTGCTCCCGCAGCCGTGCCGCCAGCTCGGACGCCCGCAGCCGGGACGCCGGCGCCTTCGCCAGGCACTGCACGAGGAGCTGCCACAGCTCGTCCGTGATGCCGGGGAGCGGGGCGACGGACTCGGTGACGTGACGGCGCAGCACCGCGCCGGGGTGGCCGCCGCCGAACGGTGTGAAGCCCGCGAGGAGCTCGTACAGCACGGTCGCCAGGGCGTAGATGTCCACCGAGGCGCGCGGCGGCAGGCCCTCCACGATCTCCGGCGCCAGGTAGTCCGGCGTGCCGATGATCTTCGTGGCGCGGGTCCGTTTGGGGGTGTCGATCAGTTTCGCGACGCCGAAGTCGGTCAGCAGCGCGCGGTGCGAGCCGCCGGGGCCGAGCGGGCCCTGCATGTCGAGCAGGATGTTCTCGGGCTTCACGTCCCGGTGCACGATCCCGGCCGCGTGCGCGGCGGCCAGTCCCTCGGCGATGTCCGCGACGATCGCCACGGCGGCCTCGGGCGCGAGCCGCCGGTCCCTCTCGAGGCGGGTACGCAGGTCCGTGCCGCGGACGAGGTCCATGACCAGGGCCAGGTCGTTGCCGTCGACCACCAGGTCCCGTACGGACACCACGTGCGGGTGCTCCAGGCCGAGCAGTGCCGTGCGCTCCTGCACGAAGCGGCCCACGAGCTCCTCGTCGGAGGCGAGGTCCTCGCGCAGCAGCTTTACGGCGACGGGTCCGTCCGGTCCCTCGCCCAGCCACACCGTGCCGGCGCTGCCCCGTCCCAGGATCTGGTGGGCGGTGTACCGGCTGCCGATCTTCCGTGCCAAGGCTGCTCCTACAGACGCGTGTTGCCCATCAAAGTACGCGTCCGAGGAGCCAACCTTCACCGCGGAGACGGAAATCACCCGTCGGATGTCGACAAGTACACAAACTCGCGGTCAGGACCGGAGTCCGTGCCGGTCGCCGGTGCCTCAGTTGCCGGCGCCGCCCGTGCCGCCGCCGCCCGAGTCGGCCAGGTCGCCGATCCAGCCGGTGACGTCGTTGAACCAGCCGCTGATCAGCTGCCAGTAGTTCTTGCCGGTGCCGATCCAGCCCTGGAGCGGGCTCAGCTCCCAGATCAGCCATCCGGCCACGAACAGGATGACGATCGTGAACAGGCAGCCCTTCAGGCAGCCGAGCCCGGGGATCTTCATCGGGTTGGCACTGCGCTGTCTCGGCTCGCGCGGCTGACGGGGTTCCGGCTCGGGCCGCTGCCTCGGCTGCTGCTGAGGCTGCGGCGCGTACCGCTGGGGCTGCTGTTGCGGCTGCTGGTGCTGCGGCGCGTACTGCTGCTGCGGCTGCCCCTGGTACCCGTAACCGGGGGGCTGCTGCTGGCGCTGCTGAGGTCGTTGCTGCTGCTGAGGCCGCTGTTGCTGCTGGTTCTGCTGCGGATACGGCTGCTGCGGCTGCTGCTGGCGGGAGACCTGCCGCTGGGGGCGGCGGCGCAGCGGGTCGTCGCCGGGGTCGAGGTACTGCTGGACCTGCGTCGGCTCGTTGCGGTCGCGGGCGGCCCGCATCTGGGACTGCCAGGGATGCGGCTCCTGGCCCTGCTGGCCCTGCTGTCCCGGCTGGTGCGGCGGCACCGGCGGCAGGACGGCCGTCGGATCGGCGGCGCCCGCCGGACCGCTGGTGTGCGGCAGCACGGCGGTGGGGTCGGCGGCGCCCGCGGGACCGCTGGTGTGCGGCAGCACGGCGGTGGGGTCGGCGGCGCCCGCGGGACCGCTGGTGTGCGGCAGGACACTGGTCGCGGCGTTCGGGTCGTAGGCGCCGCCCGGCACGGTCGCGGGCGCCGGGTCGGGCGTGAGCAGGTGGCCGACGCCGTCGGCGGCGGCGATCTGCATCGAGTTCGCGTGCACCCCGATGCCCTCGGCGACGATGCGCAGCCCGCGCGCGAGGTTCTCGGCGCTCGGCCGGTCGTCGGGGTTCTTGCGCAGGCAGCGCTCGATGACCGTCCACAGCGGGTCCGGGACCGTGGACGGGCGGCGCGGCTCGGCGTTCAGGTGCTGGTGGAGGACCTCCAGGGCGGAGCCGCCGGAGAACGGCGGACGCCCGGTGACCAGCTCGTACAGCAGGATGCCGGCGCCGTAGATGTCCACGGCCGAGGTCTGCGGGCGGCCCTCGGCGGACTCCGGCGCGACGTACGCGGGCGTGCCGACGAACTCGCTGGTCCGGGTCAGGCCCGGGGAGTCGGCGAGGCGCGCGATGCCGAAGTCGGTGAGCAGCGGGTGCATCTGCCCGCCGTTCTGCATCAACAGGACGTTGGCCGGCTTCAGGTCGCGGTGCACCACGCCGTCGGCGTGGCTGGCGGCGAGCGCGTCGGCGACCTGGGCGGTGAGCAGGGCGGCGGCGACGGGCGTGAAGGGGCCGTTCTCGCGCAGGTAGCGGTGCAGGTCGGGGCCGTCGACGAGGTCCATGACCAGCGCCAGCAGATCGCCCTCGACGACCAGGTCACGGACCCGGACGATGTTCGGGTGGGTCAGGCGCAGCAGCACCGACCGCTCGCGCAAAAAGCGCATCACGACATCGGGGTCGTTCGCGAGCTCCTCCTTGAGGACCTTGATCGCGACGGTCTCCCCGGGCTGGCCGGCCACGGCCGCCTCGGCGCCCGCGGTCTCGCGCTGGCGGGCTCGCCAGACGGTGCCCGTGGCGCCGCGTCCGAGCGGCTCCTCGAGCAGGTACTTGCTGCCGACTGGCCGCACGTCACGCGCTCCCTGCTGCTTGCTTGCCTGTCCTGTCCGTGTTCCGACCCACTGTAGTGCCGCAGTGCGGACACCGGGCCGTCGTCCTTATCCGAAGGAAAGACGCTCGACCCGGTCTTTCTGGTTGCCGGGGCCGGACGTGACCGATCTCAACTGATCGCCGGTGACGCACTTGTCAGGCACTTTTGCGGGCAGAGCCGACCAATCAAGATCACTTGTCCCCGGGTATGGGGCGCGTTGTCAGTGACAGGTGCGAGGATGCCTTCAGTACTGGCCGCTGTGCTCGTGTGGGGTGGGGGGAAGTCCGCGCCCGTGCAGAAGGGACCGCTGACGGCGATGCAGATCCGGCTGACCGTCGTAGACCCGACGGGCCCGCCCTTCCCCGCGCCGGGCTCCGCTCGCGCCGGGGGACCTCAGGCGCGGGCCCGCACCGCGAGCTGCGACGTGCTGGTCACGGCGCCCGCCGGCACGGCGCTGGCCGCGGTGGCGTCCGCGCTGGCCGCCGCGGTCTCCGGGGAGGGCGCCCCATCGGCCTCCTCCGCGGCCGCGGTCGTGCTCTACGCGGGCGTGGAGCGGCTCGACACCCAGCGCTGCACGCTCGGCGAGCCGCCGCTGATAGACGGCGCCGTGCTGTCCCTGGGCGCCCCGGCCGACCCCGAGCCGCACCCCGAGGTCGACGAGGCCCCGGCCCGTCTGCACGTGGTGGCCGGGCCCGACGCGGGCGGGGTCCATCTGCTGCACGGCGGCCAGGTCCGCGTGGGCCGCTCCGCCGACGCCGACGTACCCCTCGACGACCCGGACGTCTCGCGCCTGCACTGCGCGGTGACGCTCTCCCCCGAGGGCCGGGTCACGGTCGCCGACCTCGGCTCCACCAACGGCACCACCCTGGACGGCGCCCGGGTACAGGCCCGTCCCGTCCGCCTCACCCCCGGCGCCCTTCTGCGCGTCGGCGAGTCGGCCCTGCGCCTGGCCCCGCCCGGCGGCCCCGGTCCACGGGCGGCGACCACTCCGGACGGCGAGGGCCACGTCCGGGTGCCCTGCGCGGGCCCGGACCCGGCGCCGGACGGCGGCCCGTCCGGCGACCGCCCCGGCCCGGTCACGGGCGCGGCACACGCGCGTGCGGCGGGCGACGGCGCGGGCGACCGGGAAGGCCCCTCGGGCCCGACCGGCCACGCCTACGGCACGGTGGACTGGAACGGCTCGCCGGAGGGCCGGGGCGGGCAGACACGCGGCGCCGGGGAGACCCACTCGGCGCCTGCGGTGGTGCCCGGCCAGGGCACGGCGCCGCGCATCGAGAGCCGGCGCGTCGGCGAGGCACGCACAGGTGACCCCGTGCGCCGCAACCAGCCCGGAGCGGTTCCCTCCGGCGGCGTGTCCGGAGCGGGTGAAGGCTCCTCGGCCACCCACGCCGGCCACTCGGGCCTCGGCTCGTTCACCGGGACGTACGACGACGTCCGTGGACCGCACGGCGCGCCGGAGGACGCGGGCGCCCCGCAGCGCCCCGCCGCCTCCGCGCCCGACCCCGCCGCCCCGTCCGGCCCTCCGTCCGCTTCCCCGCCCGCGCCCTCCTACGACGACGCCCCCGAAGCCGATCCCCGCGCGGCCGCCCGCCGCAAAGGCACCCCGCTGCGCGGCACCGACGTGCCCCCGGGCGTGCGGAAACGCGGAGGTCTCTCCGCGTGGGCGCGCCGGCTGGCCGGCGGTCGCGGCGACGCGCAGGACACGGACGCCCCCGGGACCTACGAGGAGGAGGCGGCCGGAGCGCAGTCGTACCCGTCGGCCGCCGCGTCCCCCGTACCCGAGACCTGGCCGGACCCGGCGGCGCTGCTGCTGACGGCGCTGGGCCCGGGCCCCCGGCTGTGGGAACGCGGCCCGGGGCATCCGGAGGCGCTCACCGTGCGGCTCGGCACCGCCGACCGGCCGGCGCCCGACGGCTCGGGCCTGCTGCCCGCCGTACCGGTGACGACGGGGCTGCGCGAGGTCGGCGCGCTCGGTCTGGCCGGGCCGCGCCCGCGACTGTCCGGGCTGGCGCGCGCGGTACTGGCCCAGCTCGCCGCGCTGCACTCCCCCGACACCCTGGAAATCGTCCTGATCAGCACGGACCGCGCGCGTTCCGAGGAGGAGCGCGTCGCCGAGTGGTCCTGGCTGGGCTGGCTGCCGCAGCTGCGCCCCGGGCACGGCCAGGACTGCCGTCTCCTGCTCGCCTACGACCGCGACCAGGCCACGGCCCGCGCCGACGAGCTGCTGCGCCGCCTGGAGGACCACCTGGCCGACAGCGCGGGCGGCTCGAGCGGTACGGGACCGGCCCAGGTACCCGCGCCCCGCAACGCCGGCCGCCGCCCCTCCTGGGCCGTGCCGGACGAGTCGGGCGACGGCGACTTCCCCGGCCCGTACACGGTGGTCGTCGTGGACGGCGATCCCGGCGGCGCCGACCTGCGCGAGGCGGTGGCCCGGCTGGCGGTCGCCGGACCGCGCGCCGGGATACACGTCGTCTGTCTGGCCGAGACGCCGGCCGCCTCCCCTTCCTCTCCGGTGACCGAGACCTACGAAGCGGCCTGTGCGGCGGCGCCCACCTTCCGCGCGTGCGGAGCCGTCGCGCTGCTCAGCGGGGACGTGGCGACGGCGCTGCGGCTGCTGCGGGTCGCGCCGGCCGGGGCGGAGACGGAGCGGCCCGGCCCGGTGGGACCCGGCACGGTCGGCGCGGTGGACGCGGTCTCCCTCGCCTGGGCCGAACGCTTCGCGCGGGCCCTCGCGCCGCTGCGCCCGGACGGCGCGGGCGGCGGCGGTGAGCGGCACACGCGGGTGTCGGCTCCGCTGCCCCAGTCGGCCCGGCTCCTGGACAAGCTCGGGCTCGCCCGGGCCACGCCCGCCTCGCTGATGGCCCGCTGGGCGGACGCGGCGGACGACGCCGAGGCGCTCGGCGGACGGGCGTGGGCCGTGCTCGGCGCGGGGCCGCGCGGCCCGGTCGGCGTGGACCTGGTCGCCGAGGGCCCGCACCTGCTGATCGAGGGCCCGACCGGCAGCGGGCGTACGGAACTGCTGCGGGCGGTCGTGGCCTCGCTGGCCGCCGCCGAGCGGCCGGACCGGCTGGGCATCATCCTGCTGGACGGCCGCGACACCGTCGGCAAGGGCGGCGGCGGTCACGGCGACGGCCTGCGGATCTGTACGGACGTACCGCATGTCACCACCCACCTCACCGCCAACGACCCGGTCCGCATGCGGGAGTTCGCGCAGTCGCTGAGCGCCGAGCTGAAGCGGCGGTCCGAACTGCTGGGCCGTTCCGGCTTCGCGGAGTGGCACACGCAGCGCGCGGTGTCCGGCCGTATCGTCCCGCAACGCACCCCGAACGCCCCGTCCCCGGCAGCCGGGCTCGGCGGCGGCTCCGGCGGCGCCGCCGACATCGAGGCCCCGCCCAGCGCCACCCTGCGGCTGCGCCCGGGAGCGGCCGCCCGGCAGCGGGCCGAGGCGGCGCCCCCGCTGCCCCGTCTGGTGGTGGTCGTCGACGACCTGGACGCGCTCGTCTCACCCGCCCTCGGCTCCCCGGGCCGGCCGGCCGCCGGCTCGGTCATGCGCGCGCTGGAGGCGGTGGCCCGCGAGGGCGAGCGGCTCGGCGTGCACCTGGTGGGCGCGGCAGGCCCCGGCGGCCGTACGGCGGAGTCGGAACCGGCCCGGCTGTCCACCGTTCGGATCACTCTGGACCCGCCGGGTTCCGGCACGGACGAACCGGCGCCGGGCCGCGGCCGTCTCAAGGGCGCGGACGGCCGCCTCACCCCCTTCCAGGGCGGCCGCGTCACGGGCCGCATCCCCCGCACGGCGACACTGCGCCCCACGGTCGTCCCCCTGGAGTGGCAGCGCATGGGCGACCCCCCGGCCCGTCGCCCGGTACGGGAACTCGGCAACGGCCCGACGGACCTGGCCCTGCTGGCCAGCGCCCTGGAGCGAGCCGCGCGGCAACTCAGTCCGTCCGGGGGCGCACCCGCCGGGGGCGCGTGAGGACGAGGCCCTTCAGAGCCGAAGCCGGCCCGAGCGGGGCCCGAGCAGGCGACCGGGGGCGGTGGCCCCTGGTCGACGCCCGGGCCGGGCAACGCGCACCGGTCTCGCATCGACAATCGCGCACCTTGCGATCACGACGCGGTCACGATCCCCCGCTTGACAGCACAGGCGCCCTTGCCGAGCCCAGGCACCCGGCGTAGACCAGTGCTCACGGGACAGCGCTCGAACGTTCACGAGTCGACGAGGACGAAGAACGGGGCAGTGATGCGCAGCACGAGCAACACCATCGGGACACGCAGAACCGTGAAGGCGGCCGCCACGCTCCTGGCGGGAGCGCTCGCGCTCTCGCTCACGGCGTGCGGCAGCGACGACGACAAGAGCGGCGGAAGCGACAGCAGCACCGGAAGCAAGGAATCCGGCGGCACCCTCACCCTCCCCAAGCTCGACGGCACCACGCTCGAAGTGGCCGCCGTATGGACCGGCACCGAACAGGCGAACTTCAAGAAGGTCCTCGCCGAGTTCGAGAAACGCACCGGCGCGAAGATCACCTTCGTGCCCGCCCAGGACCCGATCATCAACTTCCTCGGCTCGAAGATCGCGGGCGGCTCACCGCCGGACGTGGCGATGCTGCCGCAGCCCGGCGCCATCAAGCAGGCCGCCGACAAGGGCTGGGCCAAACCGCTGGGCGCCGAGGCCCAGGCGGAGCTCGCGAAGAACTACTCGCAGGGCTGGCAGGACATCGGGAAGGTGGGCGACAAGCAGTACGGCGTCTACTACAAGGCCGCCAACAAGTCGCTGATCTGGTACAACGCCAAGGTCTTCGAGAACGCGGGCGCCTCCGACCCCGCGACGTGGAAGGACCTGCTGACCACCGCGCAGACGGTGTACGACTCCGGCGTCACCCCGTTCTCGATCGGCGGCGCCGACGGCTGGACCCTCACCGACTGGTTCGAGAACGTCTACCTCTCCCAGGCGGGCCCGGAGAAGTACGACCAGCTCGCCCAGCACAAGATCAAGTGGACGGACCCCTCCGTGAAGGAGGCCCTGACCACCCTGGCCCAGGTCTGGGGCAAGAAGGACTGGGTGGCGGGCGGCGCGAGCGGCGCGCTCCAGACCGAGTTCCCGGCCTCGGTGACCCAGACCTTCACCGGCGGCGAGCAGCCGAAGGCGGCCATGGTCTACGAGGGCGACTTCGTGCAGGTCAACATCGCCGACACCAAGTCGAAGGTCGGCACGGACGCCAAGGTGTTCCCGTTCCCGAAGGTCGGCGACACCGCGCCGGTGGTCTCCGGCGGTGACGCGGCCGTCATCCTGAAGGACTCCAAGGGCGCGCAGGCGCTGGCGACCTTCCTGGCCTCGCCGGACGCGGCGGAGATCCAGGCGAAGCTCGGCGGCTATCTCTCGCCGAACAAGAACGTCGACGTCTCCGTGTACCCGAACGAGGTCCAGCAGACGATCGCCAAGGCGCTGGTCGCGGCCGGCGACGACTTCCGCTTCGACATGTCCGACCAGGCCCCGCAGGCCTTCGGCGGCACCCCCGGCAAGGGCGAGTGGAAGGACCTCCAGGACTTCCTGAAGAACCCGACGGACGTGGCCGGCATCCAGGCGAAACTGGAGTCGGACGCGGCAGCGGCGTACGGGAACTGACGCGGAGATGGCGACGCCCGCGGCGGCGGGGGCTCCCGGGGCCCCCGCCCCTCCTCGCTCGCGCAAGAGTGTGACCGGCACCCGAAGGACCGTGGCCGCGCTGTTCCTGCTGCCCGCCCTGGTGCTGCTCGGCGCACTCGTGGTCTACCCGATCGGGTACTCGGTCGTGCGCAGTTTCTACGACCAGTCCGGCGACGGCTTCGCCGGCGTCGACAACTACAAGGCCCTCTTCACGGACGACGGCATCCGTACCGCCCTGAAGAACAACGTGATCTGGGTGGTGTTCGCGCCGACGGTCGCGACCGTGCTCGGTCTGATCTTCGCGGTGCTGACCGAACGGGTGCGCTGGGGCACCGCGTTCAAGCTGGTCGTCTTCATGCCGATGGCGATCTCGATGCTCGCCGCCGGCATCATCTTCCGGCTGGTCTACGACCAGGACCCGGACAAGGGCGTCGCCAACGCGGTGTGGGTGGGCGTCCACGACACGTTCGCCGAGTCGTCGGCGTTCCCGAAGGCCCACCCGGGCCGCGACTCGCCGCTGCGAGCGGAAGACGGCGGCTTCGTCACCAGGACCCCGGTCCGCACGGGCGTCCCGGTCGCCCTTCCGCTGGTCGGCGTCGCCCCCGACCAGATGCCCGGCAGCGCGGAGAAGGCGGCGAAGGCGCGGCCCGAACAAGGTGAGATCACCGGGACCGCCTGGCAGGACTTCACCCGCGGCAAGGGCGTCGGCACCCTCGGCGCGCCCGACCCGTCCGAACTGGGCTACGCCGGAATGAGGATCGAGGCGGTGAAGGACGGCAAGGTGGTGGCCTCGACGAAGGCGGCCGACGACGGCACCTTCACGCTTCCGGCCAAGGCCGACGGCGCCCTGCTCCGGCTGCCCGCGAGCAACTTCAAGGAGGCGTACAACGGCCTGGACTGGCTCGGCCCGTCGCTGGTCACGCCGGCGATCATCGGCTCGTACATCTGGATGTGGGCGGGCTTCGCGATGGTGCTGATCGCGGCCGGCCTCGCGGGGATTCCGCGGGAACTGCTCGAAGCGGCCCGGGTGGACGGCGCCAACGAGTGGCAGGTGTTCCGCAGAGTCACCGTCCCGCTCCTGGCACCGGTCCTCGCGGTCGTCGCCGTCACCCTGATGATCAACGTGCTGAAGGTCTTCGACCTG
The sequence above is a segment of the Streptomyces asoensis genome. Coding sequences within it:
- a CDS encoding FHA domain-containing protein, whose translation is MQIRLTVVDPTGPPFPAPGSARAGGPQARARTASCDVLVTAPAGTALAAVASALAAAVSGEGAPSASSAAAVVLYAGVERLDTQRCTLGEPPLIDGAVLSLGAPADPEPHPEVDEAPARLHVVAGPDAGGVHLLHGGQVRVGRSADADVPLDDPDVSRLHCAVTLSPEGRVTVADLGSTNGTTLDGARVQARPVRLTPGALLRVGESALRLAPPGGPGPRAATTPDGEGHVRVPCAGPDPAPDGGPSGDRPGPVTGAAHARAAGDGAGDREGPSGPTGHAYGTVDWNGSPEGRGGQTRGAGETHSAPAVVPGQGTAPRIESRRVGEARTGDPVRRNQPGAVPSGGVSGAGEGSSATHAGHSGLGSFTGTYDDVRGPHGAPEDAGAPQRPAASAPDPAAPSGPPSASPPAPSYDDAPEADPRAAARRKGTPLRGTDVPPGVRKRGGLSAWARRLAGGRGDAQDTDAPGTYEEEAAGAQSYPSAAASPVPETWPDPAALLLTALGPGPRLWERGPGHPEALTVRLGTADRPAPDGSGLLPAVPVTTGLREVGALGLAGPRPRLSGLARAVLAQLAALHSPDTLEIVLISTDRARSEEERVAEWSWLGWLPQLRPGHGQDCRLLLAYDRDQATARADELLRRLEDHLADSAGGSSGTGPAQVPAPRNAGRRPSWAVPDESGDGDFPGPYTVVVVDGDPGGADLREAVARLAVAGPRAGIHVVCLAETPAASPSSPVTETYEAACAAAPTFRACGAVALLSGDVATALRLLRVAPAGAETERPGPVGPGTVGAVDAVSLAWAERFARALAPLRPDGAGGGGERHTRVSAPLPQSARLLDKLGLARATPASLMARWADAADDAEALGGRAWAVLGAGPRGPVGVDLVAEGPHLLIEGPTGSGRTELLRAVVASLAAAERPDRLGIILLDGRDTVGKGGGGHGDGLRICTDVPHVTTHLTANDPVRMREFAQSLSAELKRRSELLGRSGFAEWHTQRAVSGRIVPQRTPNAPSPAAGLGGGSGGAADIEAPPSATLRLRPGAAARQRAEAAPPLPRLVVVVDDLDALVSPALGSPGRPAAGSVMRALEAVAREGERLGVHLVGAAGPGGRTAESEPARLSTVRITLDPPGSGTDEPAPGRGRLKGADGRLTPFQGGRVTGRIPRTATLRPTVVPLEWQRMGDPPARRPVRELGNGPTDLALLASALERAARQLSPSGGAPAGGA
- a CDS encoding serine/threonine-protein kinase; its protein translation is MRPVGSKYLLEEPLGRGATGTVWRARQRETAGAEAAVAGQPGETVAIKVLKEELANDPDVVMRFLRERSVLLRLTHPNIVRVRDLVVEGDLLALVMDLVDGPDLHRYLRENGPFTPVAAALLTAQVADALAASHADGVVHRDLKPANVLLMQNGGQMHPLLTDFGIARLADSPGLTRTSEFVGTPAYVAPESAEGRPQTSAVDIYGAGILLYELVTGRPPFSGGSALEVLHQHLNAEPRRPSTVPDPLWTVIERCLRKNPDDRPSAENLARGLRIVAEGIGVHANSMQIAAADGVGHLLTPDPAPATVPGGAYDPNAATSVLPHTSGPAGAADPTAVLPHTSGPAGAADPTAVLPHTSGPAGAADPTAVLPPVPPHQPGQQGQQGQEPHPWQSQMRAARDRNEPTQVQQYLDPGDDPLRRRPQRQVSRQQQPQQPYPQQNQQQQRPQQQQRPQQRQQQPPGYGYQGQPQQQYAPQHQQPQQQPQRYAPQPQQQPRQRPEPEPRQPREPRQRSANPMKIPGLGCLKGCLFTIVILFVAGWLIWELSPLQGWIGTGKNYWQLISGWFNDVTGWIGDLADSGGGGTGGAGN
- the prfB gene encoding peptide chain release factor 2 is translated as MAVVDVSEELKSLSSTMESIEAVLDLDKLRADIAVLEEQAAAPSLWDNPDEAQKITSKLSHLQAEVRKADALRSRIDDLSVLFEMAQEEDDPDTLAEAESELTSVKKALDEMEVRTLLSGEYDSREALVNIRAEAGGVDAADFAEKLQRMYLRWAEQHGYKTEIYETSYAEEAGIKSTTFAVQIPYAYGTLSVEQGTHRLVRISPFDNQGRRQTSFAGVEILPVVETTDHIEIDESELRVDVYRSSGPGGQGVNTTDSAVRLTHLPTGIVVSCQNERSQIQNKASAMNVLQAKLLDRRRQEEQAKMDALKGDGGNSWGNQMRSYVLHPYQMVKDLRTEFEVGNPEAVFNGEIDGFLEAGIRWRKQQEK
- a CDS encoding serine/threonine-protein kinase, with product MARKIGSRYTAHQILGRGSAGTVWLGEGPDGPVAVKLLREDLASDEELVGRFVQERTALLGLEHPHVVSVRDLVVDGNDLALVMDLVRGTDLRTRLERDRRLAPEAAVAIVADIAEGLAAAHAAGIVHRDVKPENILLDMQGPLGPGGSHRALLTDFGVAKLIDTPKRTRATKIIGTPDYLAPEIVEGLPPRASVDIYALATVLYELLAGFTPFGGGHPGAVLRRHVTESVAPLPGITDELWQLLVQCLAKAPASRLRASELAARLREQLPTLAGMPPLDVDEPDPEQEEGEGEPAETAPSASSPSAPSGRVRRGSVPLVPGAKPDSNRDTHTSMRVPAPDELAGGAHGTARVPRAAGAPRPGSARNRSATRRRRITLGVAAVALVAAAGIGTWAATSGDDAGATPQDTKNSTPASP
- a CDS encoding ABC transporter substrate-binding protein, producing the protein MRSTSNTIGTRRTVKAAATLLAGALALSLTACGSDDDKSGGSDSSTGSKESGGTLTLPKLDGTTLEVAAVWTGTEQANFKKVLAEFEKRTGAKITFVPAQDPIINFLGSKIAGGSPPDVAMLPQPGAIKQAADKGWAKPLGAEAQAELAKNYSQGWQDIGKVGDKQYGVYYKAANKSLIWYNAKVFENAGASDPATWKDLLTTAQTVYDSGVTPFSIGGADGWTLTDWFENVYLSQAGPEKYDQLAQHKIKWTDPSVKEALTTLAQVWGKKDWVAGGASGALQTEFPASVTQTFTGGEQPKAAMVYEGDFVQVNIADTKSKVGTDAKVFPFPKVGDTAPVVSGGDAAVILKDSKGAQALATFLASPDAAEIQAKLGGYLSPNKNVDVSVYPNEVQQTIAKALVAAGDDFRFDMSDQAPQAFGGTPGKGEWKDLQDFLKNPTDVAGIQAKLESDAAAAYGN